The Theileria annulata chromosome 2, complete sequence, *** SEQUENCING IN PROGRESS *** genomic sequence AagtactaaggatagtaCAGTTGTACCAGGTACCAGTACTGGAGTTGGTACTGTgggagcaagcaccgtaacgggcACCGTAACGAAATCAACATTGAAGAAAAATTcaagaaaatattataaagatATACAAGAAGGTTTAGGTGTAAAAAAACCACTTGTATTACAtcttaattaatattatacttaattatagtatatacTAGGTagatttagataattttatgaaaaaattggaaaaataggattttggaaataaatgtacaaaattgatcgggttagaggaaataaattttcttctctCCTCAATTGTTGCTGCTCCTaaccccttaactactctacataactaataatctaattttaggaaaaaataattccaaatttagtgattttggaaataaatgtccaaaattgatcgggttagaggaaataaattttcttctctCCTCAATTATTGCTGCACCTAGACCACTTAACtattattaactaataatctaattttagtaaaaaataattccaaaaaacactaatttggaaataaataccaaaattgatcgggttaggagaaataaattttctacaCCCTTTTAATATTGCTGCTACCTAATTACTTATTAgattttttttaaatgttaattgGTAGAAAATTGGATCGATTAATATATGTAAAATCAttagattttaaatatataaaacaaatCCTTCTACaacataataataataatttttccaAGTAATTATCATCaattacaattaattaaattattaattaatattaatttaattttaatatttttttattaatttggaaaattgattattttttaggatatttattagagattatataccattaatattatatggTAATACacatattaaatttataaatcaattaaatccaaataatcaattcatacaaattatacaacgtaacttttaaaaaattcagttaaattaataaaaaattaaattaaattaactaaattaactaattaactatgaataaattaatattaatataatttttttaatgaataaatttagataatggaataattagaaaattaaatttaaaattatatttatatccACAACAACTTTTACAAAGAATTTTTTCCATAcaattataatttcataaacatttttatacattcaatttatttccttACCTTAGTTATAGCCTTAGAAGTAGTTTAGTTATACCTTTAGGAGTAGTTAGCCCCTTCCGGGGCACCTTAATTagttagctccctttcccttagtacactccatagctgtaaaattagctccctttcccaggGTGTAGTTAgtgtagaattagctccctttccctgTTCTAGTTGGTTAGTTATACCTTTGGTAGTAGTTATTTGGTTAGTTAGTCCCTTACGGGATTAGATAAGTTGATTAATGTATCAAAATTgcataaatttataaaatattaataaaaaaatttctaaaatgttaattaaacaatttgataatgataattctcttaaatcaattaatactatGAATACTAATAAGGCTACTGGTACTATGActggtactaaggatactaaggGTACAGGTACTAAGGCTAATACTACTAAAGCTAATGGTACTAAGGTTAATATTCCTAAGGCTAATAATGCTAAGGCCAATTTGAAGGTAAAAACAATtggtaatatatttgataataaagatacaagaataaataatgaattggaGAAGATTAGAATAAATGATTTGAAATTAGTAACAAGTAAAACgaaatttaataaagaattaattaaattaaaagatgATTCAAAACATAAAGATAATCCTTTAAGAGGTCGACTTGTTGTTTGTATCTTCACATCAACTGCTATCATCTTCACATTCTTTGCACAGTATTATATACAgtagagtagttaaggagttaAATAGTAGtttaagtagttaaggggtagttaagtagAGGTAGTCTAGGTGCAGCAAAAATTGTGGACcgaggaaaatttatttcctctaacccgatcaattttgggatttatttttttctacctattttttagaattattttttccttaattagtttattttagttaattgatgaattattagttaatttttagttaattgttcattaattaatggaataggatgatatataataaaacaacATTTGGTGGTAGATGTATATCtagaatattatataaaaatgagagtaattttatacctATTGGACATGGTGCTtgtgaaaataatttattaactaatGCTACTAAACGAGTATTTATGGGACCATCAGAAGCTGATAAAGGTTGGccaataataaaaacaacaaataTTGAACGAGAAATCAAATGGTATTTTCCATTTGAAACTGATTCCAATACATTTCAAATCAATTCTATCTTCTCATTTGGTGGTCTAGAAACTAATTATATTCGtaattataaagaatattttaggTTAAGTAGTAGTTAGGgttaggtagttaagtaaTGGATTAGGAGTTAGGTAGTTATGGAGTAGTTATGGAGTAGGTAGTCTAGGTGCAGCAAGAATTGTCtagagaggaaaatttatttcctccaacccgatcaattttgactttattttttaaatagctattttcttaattatttttagttatttgGGTTAATTGTTGATTATAGATTATTTTGGAGTATGTTTATGCATAAAGGCGTAgcacatttattaataaatttattatcacaaatacaaatattatggATTATTGAACCAGTAATATACTTACTATAGTTAAGTagattaggtagttaaggggtaGATTAGGTAGAttaggtgcagcaaaaATTGAGGGattgaggaaaatttatttcttataacccgatcaattttggacatttatttctaaaatcctaatttttccaattaatttctcattttttaatctaATTGATGAATTATAGGATTGGGGTTTTATTCgtacatttttattatattttataagTGGATTGGGTAGTAGTATAACATCAGCATCATTAGATCCTTGTTTTATTACTATAGGATCATCTGGTGCACTTTATGGTCTATATGGTGGTTTATTACCATATATTATTGGTAAACTCACATACCTATACAGATTTATACAGATTTATAcatacatttatatactaacTACTGATATTACAGattgattaattaaatGTTTTAGAGTATTGGGTAACATTACCATATCCAATTTTCTTGATAATTTTCCTCATTATTTCCattgtaaaaatttttatacaattagACAATTggattatataattaaattaattggagtatattattattttttttatagATAATTGGAGTATTAATGGGATTTACAcaaaatattgataattatgCACATCTTGTAActattttagttattacgagtttacaaaaatatatagtcaagagtataatagtatagttaagatagtatataatagtataattatgaGTATATTATAGGGTGGATGTATATTTGGATTACTTTGGGGATTTAGTACAATTCGTAGTATATCAATATTTGATGCATGTACtatttatgaaaatataatgttAACAAAACCATTTTCATGGTGTTTAAcacaaaattatattgataaattaaaaattactcGAGGAATTAAACAAAGTAAtattccgttacggtgtgaGGTCCACGGCCAACCATCGACTTAGATATTACCCCTAAAAGGCGTTCTCTTAACCCCCCGAAGGGGTTCCCTAGTTATATCACTACTAgttccttagttatatatccATTAAAGgagttaattatatacttagtAATACCCCTCACTGgtagtagttagttattcCATTCCCCTGAGGGGGTTACTTATACCCTTACGGGGAGTAGTTAGTACTTAGGTACTTAGTCCCCTCAGGGGGTactgcttgaccaagcaccgtaatgtAATAATAGATTTGAAAGGAAAGAATATAAAGTTTAGTGAAGAAActagaaataaatttgattttatatttaaacgTATGGAAAAAAATGGTACAAgtgtttttaaaaatagATTACGTGAATGGATTGTACGAATTATTTCAATTACACTTTTGGTATctcccgttacggtgcttgtaCACACCTACTTAGATATTGCCCCCAAAGGGGCTCCCATATTCCCCGAAGGGGCCTtctatatagttatatacctatagttagttatatacctagtTATACCCCTCCGGGGAGTAGTTATATCCCCTTACGGGGTGTAGTTAGTTACcgcttgaccaagctccGTAACGTAACACCTTAACGTAACACCTTAACGTAACACCTTAACGTAACACCGTAACATACTTTACCCCTACCACTCATCAATTTGTTTAGTTGATAATAAGTTTGGTAATgacattattattatttgaagaGAAAATGTATAGTAAATTTAAGCCATGGGGACAAATGAAGTTTTCTGGATTTGCAAAATGTACTTGCTGTTATATTAAACCAGAAAAATTACAACGACTTCAATTACCAATTAATACTTTTTGGTGTTTTGATGATTCTGATACTGCCAATAATTTATGTCAACTTCAAAGTATACATTAGgatttagttaaaatacTAACTTataacatttatatattttttataggTGGATTAGATGGAGGAGTAATTAATACAACTAAAGCTGCCGCACTACATTTATTAGGATATCttacataaatttatatccacttatcaatatttgattaaatagattaataaatgaattgtattgatataattgtattaatagatgaattgtattaaaatgtgtaagtaTATTGTGATTGGATTTGGGAGATGAGTTATATTGAGAAATGGTTAGAATTGAGGAATGAGATTGAGAATTTTGGAGTTGAATTATTAGTTGTAACAAAAAATTGTGAAAAAactttaattaatgaattgtataaattaggtcaaataaattttggAGAGAACAGAGTACAAGAATTATATGAAAAGTCTAGAGAATTGGATTCCACAATAAAATGGCATTTTATAGGTCATTTACAAAGTAATAAATGtggaaaattattagaagTTCCCAATTTATATATGATCCAGTCATTAGATTCTTTGGAATTAtgtaatttgttaataCTAAAGACggaaaaattaaatagaGAAATTAATGTCCTTATACAAGTAAATACAACATTAAAAACAACACAATATGGTATAGattatagaaatattacattaatacaattaatagTTACGAGAATATTGGAATCACAGAGATTGAAATTTTGTGGTTTAATGACAATTGGTGATGGTGGAATTGAATGTTTTCAAAGattaaatatgattaaaaatgttttaatgGAACAATTTATACAGTGTAAAGGATTAGGTGATGAATTTATCATGAGTATGGGCATGTCAAATGATTATAAATTAGCTATACAAATGGGTTCAAATCATATACGTATAGGatcattaatattcaattaatatacaataattaattatttgaaaaatatgtttaCATAGTTGAGTAGTTAATTAGTATTAAGGAGTTTATAAGGGTAGTTACGTATATAAGGGCTAGTATTAGGAAtatatagtagtaatagtaaGAGTAGCACCAAGATCAGTAGGAGCTTCAATGCTGGCAGTACCATTAGCAGTAGCCTGGTTAGCATTACAGTTAGGAGGAGTACCATAgttaattgttttaatacTAGGATCAGGAGGATATTTAGTTATTGcttcttttattttagtaTCAGTATAGATTCCGTAAGCTAGAGTCCATAGAATGGCTGGAGTGGagtgaatatataaaatggCCGTAAGTAAGATCTTAAGGACTATAAGGATATCAAAGAAGTGCCATATCCAAGCATGAACAAGATTATCAGCTTCAGCAGCGTCGGCGCATCCCCCTGATCCTCCTGGTTTGTGTTCGGATGCCTCAGGATCTTCAAGCGAAATGAATCCTTCAGCAAATATATGACCATATTCAATAGTAACAGTACCAGTAGCAGTAGCACTACTATCAGTAAGCTGGCTAGTAGTTACAATAGTATAAGTTATATTTTTAGCATCGGTAACAGTATACTTATAATTAGTAGTACCAGCAACTTGTTCCTCTGTATAACCAGCATTCTCAACCTTAGCCTTATCGTCACCCTTATATGTAATAGTAAGCCGATTCTGACTAGCATCCTTAGTAATTTCACAATCAGGAGAAGCATCAGTAGCTATGATTCTCGGTAATGAAGTGAGTAAATAAAGATTGCGGCAAgagaaattttaataactaCCAGGATATCAAAGAAGTGCCAGAACCAATTATGAACAACAGGTTCATCGTCGGCGCATCCCCCTGATCCTCCTGGTTTGTGTTTTTTGTATGTTCTCCAACCTCCGAAACCATTTTTATCATCACCAACTTTGTGAAATACGTATTCAGTTTTAGTTACCATTCTGACCAAATAGAGAGAAAGAATGAATAACAATCCAGTAGAATTTATTAGGATATATGACCTCTCTATAGGCATTATTGAACTCTTCGAAGGCTTTCACAAGTGGTTCGTagtaatttgttttaatagTACCTGCAGTGTATGCATTTTCTTGTTTCTGAACCAACTCGAATTTAGATTTAACGCCAGTACCCCAACCTTCAAATTTCTTTTTTACTTCCTCAGCCTTGCTATGGAGATTAATAATACTGGCATCTGCGAGTTGATTGAGTGCCCCTTGGAGACTATTTACAGCATCCATGAGTTGTTCTTCAGGATTATACACAGCATTGAAAGCATTCCAGGCATCTACAACTGCTTGATACTTAGCAGGATCGGTATATTTTTCTTTTTGTCCCTTAACTGCTTCGAATTTAGGTTTTACACCATTAAGGCCGTTTTCGTATGCAGTTTTAACAGCTTGGGCCGGAGCATTTAGATCAGTACCTTTAGCACCAGCAAGTGCTTTGAGTTCCTTTCTAATTCCAGTAGCGGATTCACTCTCACCGACAGCTTCGGCAAGATCATTGGCTTTACCATCATCATCAGGACTACCAGTAACTTTATCAGCTAGTGCTTGAGCTGATTCATACAGTTTTTCTGCTAGTCCTCTTAGGTATTTAGAATCAGATGCTTGATCATTTGTACCAGCCTTATGCTTGAGTACTTTGGCAGCATTCTCATTATCAGCAACATTCTTTACAGCATCGTTAAGGTTATTGGCTTTATCGTGTAGTGCTTTAGCCAGTGCTCGAAGTCCATCAGAAGGTTCGGATTCACTTGCACCAGCTGCAGTTTTAAGTATGTTGGCATGAATTCCTATTGAAGTATCTTGAGTATGATTATACCCTTGTTCCATTATGTTACCCAGGATCATACATGTCAGAAGGAAGTAGATGTCAGTACTtctgaaaatatttttcatctTTGAGTTCGGTACCTGTAGCATTAGTAGGATCACGAGGAGTACTATGGCTTGCACCAATCTTAAGAGTATTTGTAGTCTTATCAGTTAGATTGTCGTAGGCAGTCTTATCGATAGTGATTTTACTAGTAGTACCACCAGTGATTGTCATATGCTTAGGAGGACTGGTTTGATTCCCGAGATTGAGGGTTCCACTCACACCATTGCTGGTACCAGAACCAGTGATGGTGAGTGTATTTTTCCCAATAGGTTTATCGGTGGAGGTTACCACAATAATACCTTTAAGAGTAACTGGAACATTACCACTAACACTTCCACCACTTAAACTGCCGTTGGCATTAAGCACCAGAACAGTATCCTTAGTGAGTTCAGGACTACCGATTTGGAGATTGTTAGTAGCATTCTTGATAGTTCCGCTGTTGATGGAGATAGTAAGACTTTGACCACTAACGAGTTTGAGTGATTGAAAATTATAGTCTGTGACTTTGATGGTAGCCTTAGACTGAAAAGAACCAGCACTTAGAGTAACAGCATTATCAGCATCATTAGCGGGATTACCTTCAGTACCACAGGCATTAGTGAAATGTAGACCTGGAAGAACATTGAATTTGATCTTATTATCATTACCTTCGCAATGTTGCAGAAATTGGTATGTACTGTGTACTGAAGTTAATAGATAAAGATGACACCTAGAGAAATCTTAATAACCATTAATAGATCAAAGAAGTTCGATAGGTAAGCATGAACAGGAGTAGTTTCAGTGGGTTTTGTCCAATCAGGGGCGTATTGGTATCGTTTCCATAGATTGAACTTACCATAGTAACAACAGTTATAAGTTTTGTGAACATCGTGAAGTTCCTTGGGATCATACTGGACAGCTGCAAGATTAACACCGGAGAGAGTAGCTTTACTATTATCGATGGTGAGATTGCCACTCCCTGTGAGACCACCAGAGAGATTAACAGTAGCACCATCGGAGAGTGTGAGAGAAGTATCAGAAGGTTGTCCATTCTTGTCGGTGATTTCTATAGGACCAGTGGCCTCGATGGTAGTACCAGTGCCGATGTTTCCAGTGAGTGTGATTTTCTCACCTGTCTTGAGCTCAGTAGAGGTCTTGATAGCTTCGTTATTTAGTTTGAGTTTAGGGGTTTGCAGAGGTCCAGTAGTAAGATTGAGATCTACACCAGTTTTGAGAGTAGTGAGAGTAGTGGATTTGGAAGCGATGGTAGTGAGAGTGGCTTTGACCGTATTGCTAGTACCGGATTGAGTGATGGTGATGTTAGTGTCTTGAAGTTTTAATTTGACAGTAATAGTGCTGTTGAGAGTTATAGGCCTGGGAAATTTATAGGTTAGAGCATCAGGATTACCACCACCACTACTAGCATTGAGCGTGAGGTTAGCAGATTGTAGTTTGTTAGTAGAAGCAGCAGTTTCAGCAGCGGTGACTTTGAGATTGGCACTAGTGTATGTGAACATGACTCATATCAAAACCTTCAGTAAATATATGACCATAAGTAAAAATAGTATCACCAGCAGCAGCTTTTGTAATATCACTACCAGTAAGAGTTATTTCAATACACTTCTTACCAGCAGTATcagtatatttaatagtaagTTTATCAGTATCCACACTAACATTACACTGAGTAGCACTAGTATCCTCAATAGCAGCAAGAGAAGTAGCATCAGTAACGCTAAGAGTAAGAGTAGCGCCCTTACCCTCCTTAGAAGCATGCTTACCACTGCCACCAGTAATTTTAGGAGGAGTAGCAGTTTTACACTCACCATTTTCAACAGTACCAGTTTTAATAGTAACATTACCCTTATCAATTTTAGTAGTCTCATTCTTAGGATGAGTACTATCCATATTACCAATCACCATGCCAATAGTATTAGGagtaattaatatattaagtaCTCTAGgatatatatttaagaTGAGGATTTAGATTTTTAGGTATGTATACTCTTAAAATAGGATTTAAGGATATTCAGGTGTATTTGAGCGATATATAAGAGGTATATAAGGAGTGTATTATTCAGGGTATTAGTACCGTAGCATTAGGCCCATTAGGTAGACAGTAGTAGTTATACTCCTAATATACACATACAAGTATATAATAGACTTAACACTCTTAGAATACGTACGGTAAATAAGACTAAAACACAGTACCATCTACGGTCTAGATCAACTCTATCTGATGAGTTAACTCAATTAAGACATGGTGAATTAACTACCTGATACCATACACATTCTatctaaaatatacaatagctatttatatatttatataaagtCCAGATATAGGACCACTTCAATCTTACAGACTAGGTTAATAGATATAAATTACCACAGATGAAATTCTCTAATTATTGCCAGTGGGGGAAATATGGTGTGCCCCATCTCTAAAGCTATATGACATAGACTCTATCACTATAATCACTTTGTTACTAGAGCTAAAAACTTAAGACAACTATTTAATAGTCAGAGATGAAGTTTGTGATATTAGCTTTACTTGCCTTGGCATCTGGACTCCATGCCAAGAAATTGGACCTCAAGCCATTAGGCTTTGTCCTTTTTGGAAAGCATGGTGAAGGTACTAAAACCTCTGTTGCATCTGGAGCATGCCCACTCGGAACTCTTCCCGACACTGTATTCCTTCACAAGACCTTTGAAAAGGCAGGTCATTTCTTCACATGGGTTAGACCAGTACATGGTAAGGTTGATGAGGTGGTATGTGGAACCCATGCTGTTTGGAAGGCTGCTGCCGGTGAAGTACTTCTTGATTTACACTTTGTAGGTAAAAAGGACTCTGATAAGTTTGTCCACTTGGAACTTTTCCACCCAGCTGTAGGTTCACACCACCTATTCCTCAAATTCGTTGCCGATGGTGCTCTTGCTGGTTATCTTGGTATGGCAGCCTTTGTAGTTGGCGTTCATGGATTAGTCGCCGAACTTCCTAAAGTTGAAGGTCTTCCTGCTCATCCACTTGTCCATGCTTTGGTTGCTCATGCCGCTCATGTCGCTCATGGTGCTGCTGATGGTCTTGGTGCTGAGGGTGCTGCACTTGTTGCCgcttaatttaattaagttttaataaatcGTTTGGTATTAAACAAACAGGACTTTGTTTAATACTTTGTAACCACATAATTTTAGTCCTATACCATAAAATACATATTACATAGAGTACATAGTATACTTAAGGCTACTAGAGTACCTTATATACTTGTATACCTACTAACTATATCCTAAGATACCTATTAATCCTAGTACCTAACAAACCTTATATACTCGTAATACTATACCTTATATACTTGTATGTATATACACTAGTGCatactacttaactacttaagacTACTTTACTATATACTTACTACTATATACACATACTGTGCACATACTAATAGTACATAttactataaatatactattgtatataaaagatttaatgtaataataattctttaATGAGATCATCAATGGGTTGTTGTTGTATTATAGAATCACAAATAGATAATGCAGTATCAACATCTAAAActttacaaatatatattaaaaaatgaaaattattccATAATTCATCACCATTaccatttatatattccatTAATTCTTTCTTTTCTACttttattacattatattttattccatccatattcatattatcaatcatattattattactattactaatagtactattaCTGGTATTGGTACTATTGGATTGCGTATTACGATTTTCAATTGGAAATGgtatagttaatttagGAAAGAATGAATTAGGTTTAATTGGTGCTGATTCATTAATTCTTACTATTAACCAACTTGTATCAAAATCTACTACTTCTTTACCACTTTCTATTAATATCGGCATCAATTCTCTTATTACTTCTTCAGTACCACTACCACcagtagtattagtactacTACCACTAGTACCACTACTTCCACTACCTCCTCCACTACTACTATTATTAGTGGAATCATGAtgtatattacatttaGTTGAAATGATATGATTGAAGGATTGTGAAGAAGTGAATAATTCATCTCTAAAGAGTGCTAATGCAAGATCAGAAGCCATATAAGCATTGAGTACTGGTTGTCCATTATCATCTGGTGACATTGTACAAGTGACCATGGTACTAATTG encodes the following:
- a CDS encoding uncharacterized protein (hypothetical protein;~8 probable transmembrane helices predicted for TA13905 by TMHMM2.0 at aa 93-115, 248-270, 282-304, 319-341, 348-370, 400-422, 474-496 and 506-525); this translates as MTGTKDTKGTGTKANTTKANGTKVNIPKANNAKANLKVKTIGNIFDNKDTRINNELEKIRINDLKLVTSKTKFNKELIKLKDDSKHKDNPLRGRLVVCIFTSTAIIFTFFAQMIYNKTTFGGRCISRILYKNESNFIPIGHGACENNLLTNATKRVFMGPSEADKGWPIIKTTNIEREIKWYFPFETDSNTFQINSIFSFGGLETNYIRNYKEYFRLFWSMFMHKGVAHLLINLLSQIQILWIIEPDWGFIRTFLLYFISGLGSSITSASLDPCFITIGSSGALYGLYGGLLPYIIVLGNITISNFLDNFPHYFHCKNFYTIRQLDYIIKLIGIIGVLMGFTQNIDNYAHLGGCIFGLLWGFSTIRSISIFDACPRPTIDLDITPKRRSLNPPKGFPSYITTSSLVIYPLKELIIYLVLSPLRGYCLTKHRNVIIDLKGKNIKFSEETRNKFDFIFKRMEKNGTSVFKNRLREWIVRIISITLLVSPVTVLVHTYLDIAPKGAPIFPEGAFYILIISLVMTLLLFEEKMYSKFKPWGQMKFSGFAKCTCCYIKPEKLQRLQLPINTFWCFDDSDTANNLCQLQSGLDGGVINTTKAAALHLLGYLT
- a CDS encoding proline synthetase associated protein, putative (chr2.C.cand.208 - PF01168 Alanine racemase, N-terminal domain UPF0001, possible proline synthetase associated protein), with product MSYIEKWLELRNEIENFGVELLVVTKNCEKTLINELYKLGQINFGENRVQELYEKSRELDSTIKWHFIGHLQSNKCGKLLEVPNLYMIQSLDSLELCNLLILKTEKLNREINVLIQVNTTLKTTQYVTRILESQRLKFCGLMTIGDGGIECFQRLNMIKNVLMEQFIQCKGLGDEFIMSMGMSNDYKLAIQMGSNHIRIGSLIFN
- a CDS encoding uncharacterized protein (chr2.cand.311 - hypothetical protein;~1 probable transmembrane helix predicted for TA13890 by TMHMM2.0 at aa 993-1015), with the protein product MVIGNMDSTHPKNETTKIDKGNVTIKTGTVENGECKTATPPKITGGSGKHASKEGKGATLTLSVTDATSLAAIEDTSATQCNVSVDTDKLTIKYTDTAVTAAETAASTNKLQSANLTLNASSGGGNPDALTYKFPRPITLNSTITVKLKLQDTNITITQSGTSNTVKATLTTIASKSTTLTTLKTGVDLNLTTGPLQTPKLKLNNEAIKTSTELKTGEKITLTGNIGTGTTIEATGPIEITDKNGQPSDTSLTLSDGATVNLSGGLTGSGNLTIDNSKATLSGVNLAAVQYDPKELHDVHKTYNCCYYGKFNLWKRYQYAPDWTKPTETTPVHAYLSNFFDLLMVIKISLGLHFTNACGTEGNPANDADNAVTLSAGSFQSKATIKVTDYNFQSLKLVSGQSLTISINSGTIKNATNNLQIGSPELTKDTVLVLNANGSLSGGSVSGNVPVTLKGIIVVTSTDKPIGKNTLTITGSGTSNGVSGTLNLGNQTSPPKHMTITGGTTSKITIDKTAYDNLTDKTTNTLKIGASHSTPRDPTNATGYNHTQDTSIGIHANILKTAAGASESEPSDGLRALAKALHDKANNLNDAVKNVADNENAAKVLKHKAGTNDQASDSKYLRGLAEKLYESAQALADKVTGSPDDDGKANDLAEAVGESESATGIRKELKALAGAKGTDLNAPAQAVKTAYENGLNGVKPKFEAVKGQKEKYTDPAKYQAVVDAWNAFNAVYNPEEQLMDAVNSLQGALNQLADASIINLHSKAEEVKKKFEGWGTGVKSKFELVQKQENAYTAERSYILINSTGLLFILSLYLVRMVTKTEYVFHKVGDDKNGFGGWRTYKKHKPGGSGGCADDEPVVHNWFWHFFDILDASQNRLTITYKGDDKAKVENAGYTEEQVAGTTNYKYTVTDAKNITYTIVTTSQLTDSSATATGTVTIEYGHIFAEGFISLEDPEASEHKPGGSGGCADAAEADNLVHAWIWHFFDILIVLKILLTAILYIHSTPAILWTLAYGIYTDTKIKEAITKYPPDPSIKTINYGTPPNCNANQATANGTASIEAPTDLGATLTITTIYS
- a CDS encoding uncharacterized protein (chr2.C.cand.211 - hypothetical protein, signal peptide;~secreted protein, putative;~Signal peptide predicted for TA13885 by SignalP 2.0 HMM (Signal peptide probability 1.000, signal anchor probability 0.000) with cleavage site probability 0.976 between residues 17 and 18): MKFVILALLALASGLHAKKLDLKPLGFVLFGKHGEGTKTSVASGACPLGTLPDTVFLHKTFEKAGHFFTWVRPVHGKVDEVVCGTHAVWKAAAGEVLLDLHFVGKKDSDKFVHLELFHPAVGSHHLFLKFVADGALAGYLGMAAFVVGVHGLVAELPKVEGLPAHPLVHALVAHAAHVAHGAADGLGAEGAALVAA